One window from the genome of Nicotiana sylvestris chromosome 9, ASM39365v2, whole genome shotgun sequence encodes:
- the LOC104240839 gene encoding uncharacterized protein isoform X1 produces MPFFVFKSPFSLHNIFSPDKSLHFFLLYLQAKTDLCYSERGHQQRKDRCIMVRLSDLIDLNEGGTTRKFLSDKRNEGEVAPRNRLEQQVEASPSFCIEGDSDLLCTYHMTNDWSENNCYFNEAPMKKLISEELSRSTPNSGQNAPSVVARLMGLDMLSVDTKPSTKKVEKKNEMMDRHPPREEWLRKGSFDHRTHSSIQKNFNSFDHNEACNIDRRSKSLKLNKLKPREHPQEEELQKFKKEFEAWQATRFKECSKFVEFGTNTDQWLAQRRLNKEKLVLYANSKRLDVSSTPTKIVILRPVCDRTGDSKESRASSPGISEDGSSIEEFLQEVKERLKCELHEKSLRRSTTVIGTSYTEKPSEAKKIAQSIAKQVRESVTRDVGTTLPRSKSMRSYRSEIQCDANGSSEFTNRDKRRFLEKSRAEESRYIASKVRHRDDMKDHKSDMQSRYFRQELSNDVMLDQELFHRNLVRSLSAPVSRSSFGKLLLEDQHMLTGAHIRRKHEASEKVKINIKTCRKEKFNLREKVSSFKYSFVLKGKLFGRKIQSLEESNGNKQVHMKDLLNTPTVASKFHENSTEVPPSPASVCSTTNEEFWRQTDCCSLSSTSDIHPPDDSEMCHVFKEISSNLNELRRKLNQLETYDSEESMIDEQSVEEEIMEIDDPAESFVRDLLVASGLYDGSCDKYLSKWDPFGKPVSNQVFEEVETSYKKKRNDIEEACTSDQFQKFNHKLLCDFMNEMLPDVLGVPSTVLSYMKSTIVPTARPLPLRGKKLLDCVWEIARVYVYPSSDMSSQSLETILARDLQSMPWTGLVDEDVNAVGKDIEYQIIGDLIHDMINDMQP; encoded by the exons ATGCCTTTTTTTGTCTTCAAATCTCCTTTTTCCCTACACAATATTTTTTCACCTGATAAATCTCTTCATTTCTTCTTATTGTATCTGCAGGCAAAGACGGACCTATGCTATAGCGAGAGGGGTCATCAGCAACGTAAAGATCG CTGCATAATGGTGAGATTGTCAGATCTCATTGATCTTAATGAAGGAGGGACGACGAGGAAGTTTCTTTCGGATAAGAGAAATGAGG GTGAGGTGGCTCCTCGAAATAGATTGGAGCAGCAAGTAGAGGCTTCCCCTAGCTTCTGCATTGAAGGTGATAGCGATCTGCTG TGCACTTATCACATGACAAATGACTGGTCAGAGAACAACTGTTATTTCAATGAGGCTCCAATGAAGAAACTGATCAGTGAAGAATTATCAAGAAGTACTCCAAACTCAGGACAGAATGCACCTAGTGTTGTCGCCCGTCTGATGGGCTTAGATATGTTATCCGTGGATACAAAACCATCAACAAAGAAGGTCGAAAAGAAGAATGAAATGATGGATAGACATCCTCCCAGAGAGGAATGGTTGAGAAAAGGTTCCTTTGATCACAGAACACATTCCTCGATACAAAAGAATTTCAACTCGTTTGATCACAATGAAGCATGTAATATTGACAGACGGAGTAAGAGCCTGAAGCTCAACAAACTTAAACCCCGAGAACATCCACAGGAAGAGGAACTACAAAAGTTTAAGAAGGAGTTTGAAGCATGGCAAGCAACAAGGTTTAAGGAATGCTCAAAGTTTGTTGAATTTGGCACAAATACTGATCAGTGGTTGGCACAACGACGCCTGAACAAGGAAAAGTTGGTTCTTTACGCGAACTCAAAGAGACTTGATGTTTCTTCAACTCCTACAAAGATTGTAATTTTGAGGCCTGTTTGTGATAGGACGGGGGATAGCAAAGAATCACGGGCCAGTTCCCCTGGCATATCCGAAGATGGGAGTAGCATAGAAGAATTTCTTCAGGAGGTTAAGGAAAGACTAAAATGTGAATTGCATGAAAAGAGTTTGAGAAGGAGCACTACTGTCATTGGTACGTCTTATACCGAAAAGCCATCAGAAGCAAAGAAGATAGCTCAGTCTATTGCAAAACAGGTGAGAGAGAGTGTGACTAGGGACGTTGGAACGACTCTACCTCGATCAAAATCAATGAGGTCTTATAGAAGTGAAATTCAATGTGACGCGAATGGTTCTTCTGAGTTCACCAATAGAGATAAAAGGAGATTTTTGGAAAAGAGCAGAGCTGAAGAAAGCAGATATATTGCTAGTAAAGTGAGACATAGGGACGATATGAAAGATCACAAATCagacatgcagagcagatattTCAGACAAGAGTTAAGTAATGATGTAATGCTTGACCAGGAACTATTTCATAGGAACCTAGTTAGATCTTTGTCTGCTCCTGTATCGCGATCATCATTCGGAAAGCTTCTCCTAGAGGATCAACATATGTTGACGGGGGCTCATATTAGGCGAAAACATGAAGCTTCTGAGAAGGTCAAAATAAACATCAAAACTTGCAGAAAAGAGAAATTCAACCTTAGAGAAAAGGTTTCCAGCTTTAAATATAGTTTTGTACTTAAAGGAAAGCTCTTTGGTAGAAAGATTCAATCTTTGGAGGAATCAAATGGAAACAAACAAGTTCACATGAAAGATCTTCTAAACACACCAACTGTTGCATCCAAATTTCAT GAAAATTCCACTGAAGTCCCGCCAAGTCCTGCATCTGTATGCAGCACTACTAATGAAGAATTTTGGAGGCAAACAGATTGTTGCAGCTTATCATCAACCTCAGATATACATCCGCCGGATGATAGCGAAATGTGTCATGTTTTCAAAGAGATCAGCTCTAATCTGAATG AGCTAAGGAGGAAATTGAATCAGCTAGAAACTTATGACTCTGAGGAGTCAATGATTGATGAGCAGTCTGTCGAAGAGGAGATAATGGAGATTGACGATCCAGCTGAATCATTCGTTAGAGATCTTCTTGTTGCTTCTGGTTTATATGATGGTTCATGTGATAAATATCTATCAAAATGGGATCCATTCGGAAAGCCAGTCAGCAaccaagtttttgaagaagtcGAAACGTCTTACAAGAAAAAGAGAAATGATATTGAAGAAGCATGTACAAGTGATCAATTCCAGAAGTTTAATCACAAGTTGTTGTGTGATTTCATGAACGAAATGCTTCCGGATGTACTTGGAGTACCTTCTACAGTTTTGAGTTATATGAAAAGTACTATTGTTCCGACTGCACGACCTCTACCTCTACGGGGAAAGAAGTTATTAGATTGTGTATGGGAAATTGCCAGAGTTTATGTTTACCCTTCATCTGATATGTCATCTCAATCTCTCGAAACTATACTAGCCCGAGACTTGCAATCTATGCCTTGGACTGGATTAGTTGATGAAGATGTTAATGCTGTCGGAAAAGATATTGAATACCAGATTATTGGTGATCTTATTCATGATATGATCAATGATATGCAGCCATAA
- the LOC104240839 gene encoding uncharacterized protein isoform X2, translated as MVRLSDLIDLNEGGTTRKFLSDKRNEGEVAPRNRLEQQVEASPSFCIEGDSDLLCTYHMTNDWSENNCYFNEAPMKKLISEELSRSTPNSGQNAPSVVARLMGLDMLSVDTKPSTKKVEKKNEMMDRHPPREEWLRKGSFDHRTHSSIQKNFNSFDHNEACNIDRRSKSLKLNKLKPREHPQEEELQKFKKEFEAWQATRFKECSKFVEFGTNTDQWLAQRRLNKEKLVLYANSKRLDVSSTPTKIVILRPVCDRTGDSKESRASSPGISEDGSSIEEFLQEVKERLKCELHEKSLRRSTTVIGTSYTEKPSEAKKIAQSIAKQVRESVTRDVGTTLPRSKSMRSYRSEIQCDANGSSEFTNRDKRRFLEKSRAEESRYIASKVRHRDDMKDHKSDMQSRYFRQELSNDVMLDQELFHRNLVRSLSAPVSRSSFGKLLLEDQHMLTGAHIRRKHEASEKVKINIKTCRKEKFNLREKVSSFKYSFVLKGKLFGRKIQSLEESNGNKQVHMKDLLNTPTVASKFHENSTEVPPSPASVCSTTNEEFWRQTDCCSLSSTSDIHPPDDSEMCHVFKEISSNLNELRRKLNQLETYDSEESMIDEQSVEEEIMEIDDPAESFVRDLLVASGLYDGSCDKYLSKWDPFGKPVSNQVFEEVETSYKKKRNDIEEACTSDQFQKFNHKLLCDFMNEMLPDVLGVPSTVLSYMKSTIVPTARPLPLRGKKLLDCVWEIARVYVYPSSDMSSQSLETILARDLQSMPWTGLVDEDVNAVGKDIEYQIIGDLIHDMINDMQP; from the exons ATGGTGAGATTGTCAGATCTCATTGATCTTAATGAAGGAGGGACGACGAGGAAGTTTCTTTCGGATAAGAGAAATGAGG GTGAGGTGGCTCCTCGAAATAGATTGGAGCAGCAAGTAGAGGCTTCCCCTAGCTTCTGCATTGAAGGTGATAGCGATCTGCTG TGCACTTATCACATGACAAATGACTGGTCAGAGAACAACTGTTATTTCAATGAGGCTCCAATGAAGAAACTGATCAGTGAAGAATTATCAAGAAGTACTCCAAACTCAGGACAGAATGCACCTAGTGTTGTCGCCCGTCTGATGGGCTTAGATATGTTATCCGTGGATACAAAACCATCAACAAAGAAGGTCGAAAAGAAGAATGAAATGATGGATAGACATCCTCCCAGAGAGGAATGGTTGAGAAAAGGTTCCTTTGATCACAGAACACATTCCTCGATACAAAAGAATTTCAACTCGTTTGATCACAATGAAGCATGTAATATTGACAGACGGAGTAAGAGCCTGAAGCTCAACAAACTTAAACCCCGAGAACATCCACAGGAAGAGGAACTACAAAAGTTTAAGAAGGAGTTTGAAGCATGGCAAGCAACAAGGTTTAAGGAATGCTCAAAGTTTGTTGAATTTGGCACAAATACTGATCAGTGGTTGGCACAACGACGCCTGAACAAGGAAAAGTTGGTTCTTTACGCGAACTCAAAGAGACTTGATGTTTCTTCAACTCCTACAAAGATTGTAATTTTGAGGCCTGTTTGTGATAGGACGGGGGATAGCAAAGAATCACGGGCCAGTTCCCCTGGCATATCCGAAGATGGGAGTAGCATAGAAGAATTTCTTCAGGAGGTTAAGGAAAGACTAAAATGTGAATTGCATGAAAAGAGTTTGAGAAGGAGCACTACTGTCATTGGTACGTCTTATACCGAAAAGCCATCAGAAGCAAAGAAGATAGCTCAGTCTATTGCAAAACAGGTGAGAGAGAGTGTGACTAGGGACGTTGGAACGACTCTACCTCGATCAAAATCAATGAGGTCTTATAGAAGTGAAATTCAATGTGACGCGAATGGTTCTTCTGAGTTCACCAATAGAGATAAAAGGAGATTTTTGGAAAAGAGCAGAGCTGAAGAAAGCAGATATATTGCTAGTAAAGTGAGACATAGGGACGATATGAAAGATCACAAATCagacatgcagagcagatattTCAGACAAGAGTTAAGTAATGATGTAATGCTTGACCAGGAACTATTTCATAGGAACCTAGTTAGATCTTTGTCTGCTCCTGTATCGCGATCATCATTCGGAAAGCTTCTCCTAGAGGATCAACATATGTTGACGGGGGCTCATATTAGGCGAAAACATGAAGCTTCTGAGAAGGTCAAAATAAACATCAAAACTTGCAGAAAAGAGAAATTCAACCTTAGAGAAAAGGTTTCCAGCTTTAAATATAGTTTTGTACTTAAAGGAAAGCTCTTTGGTAGAAAGATTCAATCTTTGGAGGAATCAAATGGAAACAAACAAGTTCACATGAAAGATCTTCTAAACACACCAACTGTTGCATCCAAATTTCAT GAAAATTCCACTGAAGTCCCGCCAAGTCCTGCATCTGTATGCAGCACTACTAATGAAGAATTTTGGAGGCAAACAGATTGTTGCAGCTTATCATCAACCTCAGATATACATCCGCCGGATGATAGCGAAATGTGTCATGTTTTCAAAGAGATCAGCTCTAATCTGAATG AGCTAAGGAGGAAATTGAATCAGCTAGAAACTTATGACTCTGAGGAGTCAATGATTGATGAGCAGTCTGTCGAAGAGGAGATAATGGAGATTGACGATCCAGCTGAATCATTCGTTAGAGATCTTCTTGTTGCTTCTGGTTTATATGATGGTTCATGTGATAAATATCTATCAAAATGGGATCCATTCGGAAAGCCAGTCAGCAaccaagtttttgaagaagtcGAAACGTCTTACAAGAAAAAGAGAAATGATATTGAAGAAGCATGTACAAGTGATCAATTCCAGAAGTTTAATCACAAGTTGTTGTGTGATTTCATGAACGAAATGCTTCCGGATGTACTTGGAGTACCTTCTACAGTTTTGAGTTATATGAAAAGTACTATTGTTCCGACTGCACGACCTCTACCTCTACGGGGAAAGAAGTTATTAGATTGTGTATGGGAAATTGCCAGAGTTTATGTTTACCCTTCATCTGATATGTCATCTCAATCTCTCGAAACTATACTAGCCCGAGACTTGCAATCTATGCCTTGGACTGGATTAGTTGATGAAGATGTTAATGCTGTCGGAAAAGATATTGAATACCAGATTATTGGTGATCTTATTCATGATATGATCAATGATATGCAGCCATAA
- the LOC104240839 gene encoding uncharacterized protein isoform X3, with the protein MTNDWSENNCYFNEAPMKKLISEELSRSTPNSGQNAPSVVARLMGLDMLSVDTKPSTKKVEKKNEMMDRHPPREEWLRKGSFDHRTHSSIQKNFNSFDHNEACNIDRRSKSLKLNKLKPREHPQEEELQKFKKEFEAWQATRFKECSKFVEFGTNTDQWLAQRRLNKEKLVLYANSKRLDVSSTPTKIVILRPVCDRTGDSKESRASSPGISEDGSSIEEFLQEVKERLKCELHEKSLRRSTTVIGTSYTEKPSEAKKIAQSIAKQVRESVTRDVGTTLPRSKSMRSYRSEIQCDANGSSEFTNRDKRRFLEKSRAEESRYIASKVRHRDDMKDHKSDMQSRYFRQELSNDVMLDQELFHRNLVRSLSAPVSRSSFGKLLLEDQHMLTGAHIRRKHEASEKVKINIKTCRKEKFNLREKVSSFKYSFVLKGKLFGRKIQSLEESNGNKQVHMKDLLNTPTVASKFHENSTEVPPSPASVCSTTNEEFWRQTDCCSLSSTSDIHPPDDSEMCHVFKEISSNLNELRRKLNQLETYDSEESMIDEQSVEEEIMEIDDPAESFVRDLLVASGLYDGSCDKYLSKWDPFGKPVSNQVFEEVETSYKKKRNDIEEACTSDQFQKFNHKLLCDFMNEMLPDVLGVPSTVLSYMKSTIVPTARPLPLRGKKLLDCVWEIARVYVYPSSDMSSQSLETILARDLQSMPWTGLVDEDVNAVGKDIEYQIIGDLIHDMINDMQP; encoded by the exons ATGACAAATGACTGGTCAGAGAACAACTGTTATTTCAATGAGGCTCCAATGAAGAAACTGATCAGTGAAGAATTATCAAGAAGTACTCCAAACTCAGGACAGAATGCACCTAGTGTTGTCGCCCGTCTGATGGGCTTAGATATGTTATCCGTGGATACAAAACCATCAACAAAGAAGGTCGAAAAGAAGAATGAAATGATGGATAGACATCCTCCCAGAGAGGAATGGTTGAGAAAAGGTTCCTTTGATCACAGAACACATTCCTCGATACAAAAGAATTTCAACTCGTTTGATCACAATGAAGCATGTAATATTGACAGACGGAGTAAGAGCCTGAAGCTCAACAAACTTAAACCCCGAGAACATCCACAGGAAGAGGAACTACAAAAGTTTAAGAAGGAGTTTGAAGCATGGCAAGCAACAAGGTTTAAGGAATGCTCAAAGTTTGTTGAATTTGGCACAAATACTGATCAGTGGTTGGCACAACGACGCCTGAACAAGGAAAAGTTGGTTCTTTACGCGAACTCAAAGAGACTTGATGTTTCTTCAACTCCTACAAAGATTGTAATTTTGAGGCCTGTTTGTGATAGGACGGGGGATAGCAAAGAATCACGGGCCAGTTCCCCTGGCATATCCGAAGATGGGAGTAGCATAGAAGAATTTCTTCAGGAGGTTAAGGAAAGACTAAAATGTGAATTGCATGAAAAGAGTTTGAGAAGGAGCACTACTGTCATTGGTACGTCTTATACCGAAAAGCCATCAGAAGCAAAGAAGATAGCTCAGTCTATTGCAAAACAGGTGAGAGAGAGTGTGACTAGGGACGTTGGAACGACTCTACCTCGATCAAAATCAATGAGGTCTTATAGAAGTGAAATTCAATGTGACGCGAATGGTTCTTCTGAGTTCACCAATAGAGATAAAAGGAGATTTTTGGAAAAGAGCAGAGCTGAAGAAAGCAGATATATTGCTAGTAAAGTGAGACATAGGGACGATATGAAAGATCACAAATCagacatgcagagcagatattTCAGACAAGAGTTAAGTAATGATGTAATGCTTGACCAGGAACTATTTCATAGGAACCTAGTTAGATCTTTGTCTGCTCCTGTATCGCGATCATCATTCGGAAAGCTTCTCCTAGAGGATCAACATATGTTGACGGGGGCTCATATTAGGCGAAAACATGAAGCTTCTGAGAAGGTCAAAATAAACATCAAAACTTGCAGAAAAGAGAAATTCAACCTTAGAGAAAAGGTTTCCAGCTTTAAATATAGTTTTGTACTTAAAGGAAAGCTCTTTGGTAGAAAGATTCAATCTTTGGAGGAATCAAATGGAAACAAACAAGTTCACATGAAAGATCTTCTAAACACACCAACTGTTGCATCCAAATTTCAT GAAAATTCCACTGAAGTCCCGCCAAGTCCTGCATCTGTATGCAGCACTACTAATGAAGAATTTTGGAGGCAAACAGATTGTTGCAGCTTATCATCAACCTCAGATATACATCCGCCGGATGATAGCGAAATGTGTCATGTTTTCAAAGAGATCAGCTCTAATCTGAATG AGCTAAGGAGGAAATTGAATCAGCTAGAAACTTATGACTCTGAGGAGTCAATGATTGATGAGCAGTCTGTCGAAGAGGAGATAATGGAGATTGACGATCCAGCTGAATCATTCGTTAGAGATCTTCTTGTTGCTTCTGGTTTATATGATGGTTCATGTGATAAATATCTATCAAAATGGGATCCATTCGGAAAGCCAGTCAGCAaccaagtttttgaagaagtcGAAACGTCTTACAAGAAAAAGAGAAATGATATTGAAGAAGCATGTACAAGTGATCAATTCCAGAAGTTTAATCACAAGTTGTTGTGTGATTTCATGAACGAAATGCTTCCGGATGTACTTGGAGTACCTTCTACAGTTTTGAGTTATATGAAAAGTACTATTGTTCCGACTGCACGACCTCTACCTCTACGGGGAAAGAAGTTATTAGATTGTGTATGGGAAATTGCCAGAGTTTATGTTTACCCTTCATCTGATATGTCATCTCAATCTCTCGAAACTATACTAGCCCGAGACTTGCAATCTATGCCTTGGACTGGATTAGTTGATGAAGATGTTAATGCTGTCGGAAAAGATATTGAATACCAGATTATTGGTGATCTTATTCATGATATGATCAATGATATGCAGCCATAA